A region of the Leptospiraceae bacterium genome:
CCGGATTCTTTCCATAAGATTTCTTGCTTTGAAAATAAAATTTCCATAATAACTTTTTAATTAGTTATATCAAAACTGTAAATATTTTCATAATATGTTATCAAAAAAACTTATTCGTAGGAATCAATTGAATGAGAGAAACTGAAAGCCCACTTTTCCCCATGGCACATTCTTAAATTAATAAAGTAAATTCCAATTCGTTTTCAAAGAGCTTTGTTATCGCTATTTTTTGGCAGTTGGCTTGCGCAATAACGAAAGATATTGAGTTATAGTGAGTTAATTAATTTTTTATTTAAAATTTCAGGATGTTCGATGATCTTACTCCAAGCGGTAAATATTTTACTCTCAGTAGTTTTTTCATTTACTAAATGAAGAGGATGAACATCGCCAATTTTTTCTTTTATTATACTAATTTTTTCAATAGGAATTGTAGCAAATAGACTCACCAAACTTAAATCAAAATGTGCACCAGCGTTTTCAAATAAATAGTTTATTGCGGTAGAATGACTCATTGGATTTCTGTAAGGTCTTATGCTAGTTAACGCATCATATACATCTGCAATTGCGATAATTTTCCCTTCCAGAGAAATTTCGGTTCCTTTTAATCCGAGCGGATAACCAGAACCGTCTATTCTTTCGTGATGCTCTAAAATCCCATTTTTAATAAAAGGAATCAGCGAATTATTTTCTAACTCCCCTTTTCCAAATAGAGAATGTTTCTCTACTCTATTTCGCTCTTCCGGAGTTAATTTACCAGGCTTTTG
Encoded here:
- a CDS encoding HD-GYP domain-containing protein, translated to MNHAFLSLPEVLHILELIESLHSVDSYSAGHSWRVSDYSLIMGEMLGLSEPELFYLFMGAVSHDIGKLKIPPHILQKPGKLTPEERNRVEKHSLFGKGELENNSLIPFIKNGILEHHERIDGSGYPLGLKGTEISLEGKIIAIADVYDALTSIRPYRNPMSHSTAINYLFENAGAHFDLSLVSLFATIPIEKISIIKEKIGDVHPLHLVNEKTTESKIFTAWSKIIEHPEILNKKLINSL